TTCCTAGAGGGGGATGTAGCTGTACAAGGTCTGGATATTCATGGTAAAGATGTggcggtgggggccagggaattgGAACTTGTTGAAATGATGGAGAGCATACAAGGTATTCCAAATTAGGTGCAAAGGGATTACACAGTGGGTTACAGGAGTTGAGGAATGAAAAGATAAATTCAGTGGGTCGAGCAGGCAGTAAGGATAGGCCTACCAGGGCAGTGCTATTCGTGAATTTTGATTAGGAGGTAGAAACAGGCAgtaaaacgttgggatagtgtATGCTGTGGCAGAATCATATTTGACGGAATATAACACCACCTTCACAGCTGTGAATTATTGCATTAAGCAGAAACACCTTGTGAATCTGTTTATTGTGTAGAGAACATTCTGGAATTAGAATGAACAAACAAGTGTACATTTTATATTAAGATTACAACATCAAGAAGACAAACCCAGTTTTAAATGCAGGGTTTCAGCCCTGGAGAATTGGGTTTGTTCGGTTATTCTTCAAACTACCAAATTAGTTTGGCCGTGGGCTCCACCTGTAAGGCTGTTATGGGAACAGGAACCCTTGTTCTGGCACCAGTTCAGGAAGAACAGCTGGCAAGGACCATCTGCTGATTTGTGATGACGTGCAAATTAAGTCAATGTCCAGATGTAGTTTGTGAGAAGCACTTGTCTTCAGATTCTTTCAACGCCAATTGACTAGTACCATACTTGCGTACCTGAGCAACTTGGAGGATAATGAATAAAACTCAATGAATTTTCTTATTCTCCCCTTTGCACCAATTTCCTGAAGGTTTGAAGTCATTTGGAAGGGCTGAGCAGAATCAGATGTTGGGTATTCACAGGCAGCTCTTCTCTACCCACCATCCTCACAGCCCCTCTCTGGCTGTCCATTCACTGGTCACTTTTTATTGAGCCAAAAAAAGGAGAATTTCTTCCGACTGGGCTTGGTGTTGATGATACGCAGGACGCGGGGTGAGCGCCAGACCTTCAATGTGCAGTCATCGCTGGCTGTGATCAGCATCTCCTGGTCCATAGGGCTGAAGGCCACAGAGTTTACCACATCCTCATGCTGTAACTTTGCCAGGCAGATGTTGTAGTGCCTGTCCCAAATGTAGCCATGCCGGTCCTCAGCACCACTAGTGGGAGATGCACATGAAGACAGTAAACCACCAGAAGCCACATTGAGCTCACAATTTTTCACTTTAATCCCTCACAGAAGCCCCATCAAACACAAGCCTTTGACAAGCAATCATTGCACGTCCAGCTTATCATGAATTGTACGCATAGGATTCTACTGTAAAACACATACACTAGCACACGCATCCCCAGTACAACAATCATCCCATCTCTGACTTTTCCCAGTACAGGATCCAATCGTAAACCTTCCCAAAGAGGGTACAATTTATCATGGCCCGCTTGATCAAGGACTGCCCTCCCTATGGAACCCAATCCTTCAAATGCTATCGACCTCTTTACCCCACCCTCCCTAACCAACCTTTTGGCATGGCATTAGTTTTGTATAACTTGCCCACGCAGTATCCAATCTGCCATAAACCTTGTCTAATGGGGATTACAGAACTTCCAccattattccagcactctggtattttttctctttcctgttcaacactacctgttgtacttctaTATGGCCTGATTGTACTCAAgtaatatgatttgactggatagcatgcatacaaaacttttcattttatttcagtacatgtgacaataataaactaccaATTATGTGCAGAGCACAACCTGTTATCTAATTTCTCAgctaaactcaaagtgctggagaaactcagtgggtcaggcagcatctaggagggaatggacaggccatGCTTTGGGCCTTTTCATTCATTTCCCACCCCATTTTAATCtgaacccctcccccccattttATTTTATCCCCCAGTTCACTTCCACTCACTGTCCCTCACTCCGACTTTGCATATAATTCCTCCTCTTTCTTCCTTATCTGgcacccttttgtctccatttcatttCTATCTTTTCTTATTACCACTCATCTACCTATTACTTTCttcacctgcacctatttatcaATTGCCAGTTTTTGCCCCATTCCCATCCCGAACCGTGCAGATACTAAAAgtgttgcccattccttccacagacgctgcctaatccattgagttcctccagcacatttggCTTTgctcacatttccagcatctgcaattatgtCTCCATCTAATCACCCAGCATCACACACCCTTCCCCATACCTAGAATCAAGCGTGGCACGGATCATTCCCGGCAAAATCCAATCCATCACAGACCATGTTCTCAGACAAAGAGTCTACCTATCATGGAATGTTCCCGATACGCTCAATACTGAATTCAACCCATCAGGAGATTGCTCCAAACATGGTTCTTTTAACATTTGACCCAAACTGTCAGAGAATCATACATACAAATCTTAGGAGTTGTTTACCCCATCTCCTGCTCCTTCAATACGCCCCACAAATCTAATGTCTGCTGGACCTCTCCAAGATAAAGTCCACTGGAAATGTGAAACATAGTGAGGTTAAAGAATACTGACACTACTCTCGAAGGCACTTTAATTTTTTTCGCATCTCCTTGAAGTGTTATCAATCTCAATCCCCTCCCAGTAAGTTTAATAGCAGTTCCTTTTTGGATACATACTGACCCTAAATCAGCATGCTCCACCCAGCCACATGATTGACCCTGCAGAGACTAACCATATCTGGATACGTGGCCATGATCCAGCTAAGTTGTGATTCTGATCCTTCCTGCAGCTTGATTGGAGACCTAGCAGGAACTACACACAGAAGATGACGAGGATTGAAAGGAATCCAGTTCTTTACCTGGCCACGTAATCCCTGCTGACGTCCAAGAAGATGAAGAAGCACTCGTCGTTGGGAGTGTATGCTGTGTGTGCACGCAGAGTCTGTGTTACTTCCTGCATCGTCTTCAGATCAAATACATGGATATCAATCTCCTCAGCAATGGGTGGAGGGTTCATGGGGTCACTGATGATGCAGCCCTTGGGCCAGGCACGACTGTTTACATACAAGTACCTGAAAGGCAGCATAGTCCACTATCAGATCTATGACAGTTGTACTAACGCCCGTGAGCTGAGTCGTTTCCAGCTCCCCAGATGCTGGGCACGACTCCCGGCAATCGGAGGCTGGGACCTGGCTAACCATGGTGCAGACTGATCGAGAGACTGACCTGTGGTCTGGAGACAGACCCATCCCAATGATGTGACCGTGGACATCAATCGTGTGATCCAGAGGATCGAAGAACTCATTGGAGCTCCGTTCTTCCCCCAAAACTGGTCCTGTTGTTTCCATGTGATGAGGCAATATTTGCTTAAtgcctgcaattatattcagagggTTACAAATGTCAAGAATTAAAAAGCACATTTTCTTTCATGTATGTCCCATAAAGTTCCATCTTAATGTGCCTGCTAATTTCCAGCTTCTTGTATGTATTTTTCTCTGGCCTTATCCCTTCCACCCCTTACTCCATCAAAGGTCCCTTTCTTTACATTTCATTACATTGCACCATATTAGATCTAAAAGAACACTGTCCCtggttgaaggtagacaaaagtgctggagaaactcagcgggtgaggcagcatcaatggagcgaaggaataagtgacccgaaacgtcacctattccttcgctccatagatgctgcctcacccgttgagtttctccaacacttttgtctaccttcgatttttccagcatctgcagttctttcttaaacaactgtcCCTGGTTGCTCCTTCAAAAGGTTAATTCTAGAAAATTATAATTAAAGCATTCTATGAACAAGTCCTGCTTGATAACGATGCAAATTTTATTTACCAGGCTTCATAAGGATCAACTTTCTCCATGATTACATCATTACGAACATTACGTGTAGATGGAGAGACTGGAGTTATCTAACTTCAATAAATCATATGGAAGAAAGAGCACTTGGATTAACAGAAAATCTTGATCCATTTCTGCCCTCCCGAACACCTTCCACTACAATTGTTCCACCAGTGGTAGCTGTGCCTTCAACTGCCAAGGCCATAAACTCTGGCTTCACCACCTCAAACCTCCCTAATTTCCTTAATGCACTCCTTAACAACTCCCTTTTCTTTCCTCAAGCTTTTAATATGCGAATATCAATTTTAATTGAATCCTCTCCAAACCTCATTAGTTGCCAACAAAGATATCACTTCtttagttacacaaaaatgctggagaaacttagcgggtgcagcagcatccatggagcgaaggaaataggcaacgtttcgggccgaaacgttgcctatttccttcgctccatagatgctgctgcacctgctgagtttctccagcatttttgtgtaccttcgattttccagtatctgcagtttattcTTAAACACTTAATCACTTCTTTAGTTGTTATAGAAATGTCAATAGTTTACAAGATCCTATAAGACTGACAACACCACTGCTGAATAATTGTGATAGGATAGGCCTTGTCTTGGTACTGGTGGGGCACCTGGAACTTACCTATCTGATGTGGAGTGTAGGTAAGGCTTCCTGTGGTGAAGATCAAGTACTTTTTTTGATCTGCCTGATGTTCTGCCAGTATGTTTACGTCCACAGGTTTCGTCTTGGTCTGCAGAAAAAGTTCTGCCACTCGTGCCTCCAACTGCTTCTCACTCATCAGGGGCTGGAGACCTTCAGAGGGCACGTTTGCCTCCAGCTCTGCACGATCTTGAACTCCGGCCATTGCCTCATTCGCACTCTCGCTGGCGTACTTCGGTTTGTTGCAACATTCGTCCTCGCTGTCGCTGCCCAGGTTAAACACCCAGGGGGATGAATTGAGTCCTGGATGCTCGAGGCCCAGCAGAAGGTCTGGAGTGTCGTGTCTGCTGCAGTCCGCCACCATCACTGTGCGAATGGTGCTGGCATTGCGATtctgcagctggaacagtctcttCACCACATTTATATTTTCTGATTCAATATCCTAGCAGGGAGAGAGTGGGACTGAATTGTTAAACATGATAAAACACAACGACTGCTACTTAAATACACATCCAGCTAGGGAATACCACTGTGACACCCGAACATTTGAAATGAAATGCTGCCAACATCTCAACTAACATGTTTGGGGCAGAAAATGAGCTTAATCTAATGTCAGTAATCTCTCATCAGAACAGGAAGCTAATGGAGATTTAACAGTTTATGAACAAGCAAAGGGGAGGATCAAGTTTAAAGAGACAGAGGAGGGTTGTAGTGGTTCGGGTTGAGAAGTTGACCTTTCTACGAGACAGGAGCAGAGTCCTAGAGGCACGAGACTGCAGATGcggaaatctggagcaaaaaataaattgctggagaagctcagcgggtcaggcagcgtttgtgTCGGGAAATGGATGGAAGCAGTTTTGGGcggggactggactggactgcagGTTATCACAGTAAACTATGACGTGGAGAGGCTGAGGGCTAAGGGCTGAGGGCTAAAAGAGTAGTCAGTGAATGGATAACGGTGAAAAAAACAAGAATGCCCCATCGTTCAATAAGTCATGTTTGACCTTTTTTTCTCAGTGCCATTCTTCTGCATTATCCCCATTattataaaattttaaaaaaacatcacTCTGATTTGAACGTACCTAGCAAGTAAGTATGAGTAATTTAATCTCAGCTCCTTCCTGACATGGCCAACGCCTTATTTTGAGACAACAGCTGGTTTTAGACCCTAGCCAGGAGAAACATTATCTACCCTGTTCAAGGCCAGTAATgaccccatagcagaagcatccacgtcgcgaggctggaaactggaagtatcctgagctaattctgctaccaccatcatctgttgcgacaagtgatggcttccactgattgtcgcccgaagcttgcgtcctttccaggactgacgatgacagcgatgtcaacatttgtaacaagatggacacgaaaagagggCGGCCAGTAACAacttggtaaatttcaatgagctcATCTCTCGTACTTTTAACTCAAGATTATAGACCAGCCTGCTTAATCTCACCTCGACACAACACCGCCCCCCCCACCAATTTCCAGGAATTAATCTGATGAATTTGAAACGTGCTCCCTATGTCGCAAATATAGCAATATGATCAGAGACCCATACGCAATATTCCACACTGTCTAGGTTGTTGTAAtcagggtaaaaaaaaaaaaacagctggaggaactcagcagatcaggtagcatctgtggaaggaaatagtCAGACCACATTTCTTGAAGAAAAGTCCCCAACTCAAAATGCCAGGATTGAAACtggatcactggagctgtgaatCAGCAGCTACTACACAGATACCCAGAGGTGAAGTTGTTGTGATAGTATGGGGAGGTGGTGCAGAGATTGACGGATGGTAGGGCAAGAACAACAATGAATGGAGCTGTGAGAGAATGTTACATAACCGAGGGGCAGAGGTGAATTAGACAGAGGGAACTATAACAGCCTTCAGAAAGTAATTGACTGATTCTCAGCAGTGAGAATCACTGTTGTATGGTATACCCTCGCGATCGTCCCATTTTCTCTCACACTCATCATCTGTAGActcccatgtccagcagcagaaacaCAGAGTGCACTATGCCCCAGCATATCTATTTTGGCTCAAGGACTGGTTTCAGATGTTAATGGTGGGCAAGAACTGGTGTGTATTCACCTGATAGGCTTTGTTTAACCAGAGCACTGAGCAAGATGTCATGTTCCCAATCCAGTGCAGATTCCCAGAGATTAAATGCGTTTCATTTAACCAACAGCCAAAGACATCGTAGGGTTTATTCCTCACTCGGGATAGCAATGTGAAGTCATCTGGAAGGAGAGAGCAACGGCAGGAATAATGGGCGTGTGTTGAACATACAGCATTCAGtaaattatacaattataccCCACAAAATGGGGCTGTTCATAACAGTTGTCCAACTGCACTCCCAGATCGTTCCCCTTTagcttaacattttttttaaaatgtatccAATTCTTATTTGAATGTTACTTTTGAACCTGCTTCCAACACTTCTCATGCAGTGCAGTCCAAATCGTAACACCATACAGCAATTAATTTATTCATCCATTTTTCTTCAAATGCTATTTTACTTTGCCGTTAAATGTATTTCCTAATGACACAGGATGATATAATGTGGATGTGAATAACTATTGTCAGTTTTCAAGATGTTCACGATTTACTACCATCCTTGACATTTAAAGGCATTACCAATATTGACTCCCTGACCAATAACATATTGGGGGTTGTCACTGGACAAAAGGCTAACTGGACCAGCCAGATAAACAACATGCACTGGATATCCTGAGGTAAGTGACTCACCTCCTAACACCCCTGGGCCTTTCCACATGCAGAAGGCAGAAATCGGGAGTGTGCTGGGACACTCTCCACTGGCCTGAATGAGTGCAGCTTCAAAGATTCACAAGAGATTCAATATCAATCAGTACCAAGCAGCTGTTTGACTGGCTTCTCATCCAACTCCTGAACAGTCAGTCACCACCACAGAGTGCACG
The DNA window shown above is from Amblyraja radiata isolate CabotCenter1 chromosome 32, sAmbRad1.1.pri, whole genome shotgun sequence and carries:
- the fbxw5 gene encoding F-box/WD repeat-containing protein 5, whose amino-acid sequence is MESGGTPLLPDTILLEVFQNMEHQDVLAAGGTCRQWYGVSRDDFLWRDLFYRYYNVNRSIPRHPAASSWLGEFQRLYDTIPCVQVATLKEHRDQVLHVSFSHNGYFFSSCSKDCFVKIWNNDLEISVLHSANMRPYNWSYTQFSQFNTEDTLLLVSGVYIGPHSSSSGEIAVFNLDDFTLLSRVRNKPYDVFGCWLNETHLISGNLHWIGNMTSCSVLWLNKAYQDIESENINVVKRLFQLQNRNASTIRTVMVADCSRHDTPDLLLGLEHPGLNSSPWVFNLGSDSEDECCNKPKYASESANEAMAGVQDRAELEANVPSEGLQPLMSEKQLEARVAELFLQTKTKPVDVNILAEHQADQKKYLIFTTGSLTYTPHQIGIKQILPHHMETTGPVLGEERSSNEFFDPLDHTIDVHGHIIGMGLSPDHRYLYVNSRAWPKGCIISDPMNPPPIAEEIDIHVFDLKTMQEVTQTLRAHTAYTPNDECFFIFLDVSRDYVASGAEDRHGYIWDRHYNICLAKLQHEDVVNSVAFSPMDQEMLITASDDCTLKVWRSPRVLRIINTKPSRKKFSFFWLNKK